A genomic stretch from Pararhizobium sp. IMCC21322 includes:
- a CDS encoding transcriptional regulator, translating to MRKRLFQKGLLLRFGKPIHTLLALGLMTCFWVVPAKAAELIMMEQKACQWCERWHAEIGPIYPKTDEGKRAPLRSVDIHEPMPDDLRGIRIERFTPSFVLVEDGVELGRIRGYPGDELFWWMLSDLIKKLPASSPGSVPPLDSAAPTSDPLALGSATKT from the coding sequence ATGCGTAAAAGACTATTTCAGAAAGGCCTGCTGTTGAGATTCGGAAAACCCATTCACACGCTGCTGGCGTTGGGCTTGATGACCTGTTTCTGGGTTGTTCCGGCGAAAGCTGCGGAGCTGATTATGATGGAGCAAAAAGCCTGCCAATGGTGCGAACGCTGGCATGCGGAAATTGGTCCGATTTATCCCAAAACAGATGAGGGCAAACGGGCGCCGTTGCGCAGTGTCGATATTCACGAACCTATGCCTGACGATCTGCGCGGCATCCGGATTGAACGCTTCACGCCCAGCTTTGTGCTGGTTGAAGATGGTGTTGAACTGGGCCGCATTCGTGGATATCCCGGTGACGAGTTGTTTTGGTGGATGTTATCTGATCTCATAAAAAAGCTACCTGCCTCCTCCCCAGGATCTGTTCCTCCGCTTGATTCTGCGGCGCCGACTTCGGACCCACTGGCGTTGGGCAGCGCCACAAAAACCTGA
- a CDS encoding ArsR/SmtB family transcription factor, whose translation MSVTDSRSQSSNAVPVLRDGKSMDAMMDSAKEATDFLKALGHEGRLMILCRLVEGECSVTEMEELLSARQAAVSQQLARLRLEGLVKTRREGKVMYYSLADERVERMIGLVYDLFCEDNC comes from the coding sequence ATGTCTGTAACTGATAGCCGTTCTCAATCCTCCAATGCTGTGCCGGTTCTGCGCGATGGTAAATCCATGGATGCCATGATGGACAGCGCCAAAGAGGCAACCGATTTTCTCAAGGCGCTTGGTCATGAAGGGCGATTGATGATCCTGTGTCGTCTTGTCGAGGGCGAATGCTCGGTGACCGAAATGGAAGAGTTGTTGTCCGCCCGCCAAGCTGCGGTTTCGCAGCAGCTTGCACGCCTCAGGCTGGAAGGTCTGGTCAAAACCCGCCGCGAGGGGAAAGTGATGTATTATTCGCTGGCTGATGAGCGCGTGGAGCGGATGATCGGGCTGGTCTATGACCTGTTCTGTGAGGATAATTGCTGA